One part of the Streptomyces lienomycini genome encodes these proteins:
- a CDS encoding HpcH/HpaI aldolase/citrate lyase family protein: MTTVNRLRPRRSCLAVPGSNPRFLEKAQGLPADQVFLDLEDACAPLAKPEARHTIVKFLNEGDWTGKTRVVRVNDWTTEWTYRDVVTVVEGAGPNLDCIMLPKVQDAQQVVALDLLLTQIEKTMGFEVGRIGIEAQIENARGLNNVNEIAQASPRVETIIFGPADFMASINMKSLVVGEQPPGYPADAYHFILMKILMAARANNLQAIDGPYLQIRNVDGYREVAQRAAALGFDGKWVLHPGQVEASNEIFSPSQEDYDHAELILDAYDYYTSEAGGKKGSAMLGDEMIDEASRKMALVVSGKGRAAGMRRTSKFEIPEG, encoded by the coding sequence ATGACCACGGTCAACCGTCTCCGCCCCCGGCGTTCCTGCCTGGCGGTACCGGGCTCGAACCCGCGCTTCCTGGAGAAGGCCCAGGGCCTCCCGGCGGACCAGGTCTTCCTGGACCTGGAGGACGCCTGCGCGCCGCTCGCCAAGCCCGAGGCGCGGCACACCATCGTCAAGTTCCTCAACGAGGGCGACTGGACCGGCAAGACCCGTGTCGTGCGCGTCAACGACTGGACGACCGAGTGGACGTACCGGGACGTCGTGACGGTGGTGGAGGGCGCCGGCCCGAACCTGGACTGCATCATGCTGCCGAAGGTCCAGGACGCCCAGCAGGTCGTCGCCCTCGACCTCCTGCTCACCCAGATCGAGAAGACGATGGGCTTCGAGGTCGGCCGCATCGGCATCGAGGCGCAGATCGAGAACGCGCGGGGCCTGAACAACGTCAACGAGATCGCCCAGGCCAGCCCGCGCGTGGAGACCATCATCTTCGGCCCGGCCGACTTCATGGCGTCCATCAACATGAAGTCCCTCGTCGTGGGCGAGCAGCCGCCCGGCTACCCCGCCGACGCCTACCACTTCATCCTGATGAAGATCCTGATGGCGGCCCGCGCCAACAACCTCCAGGCGATCGACGGCCCCTACCTGCAGATCCGCAACGTGGACGGCTACCGCGAGGTCGCACAGCGCGCCGCCGCCCTCGGCTTCGACGGCAAGTGGGTGCTGCACCCGGGCCAGGTCGAGGCGTCCAACGAGATCTTCTCGCCCTCCCAGGAGGACTACGACCACGCCGAGCTGATCCTGGACGCGTACGACTACTACACGTCCGAGGCGGGCGGCAAGAAGGGCTCCGCGATGCTCGGCGACGAGATGATCGACGAGGCCAGCCGCAAGATGGCGCTGGTCGTCTCCGGCAAGGGGCGTGCGGCCGGGATGCGGCGCACGTCGAAGTTCGAGATCCCGGAGGGCTGA
- a CDS encoding protein meaA produces MTERQKDRPWLMRTYAGHSTAEASNELYRRNLAKGQTGLSVAFDLPTQTGYDSDHVLARGEVGRVGVPVAHLGDMRRLFQDIPLEQMNTSMTINATAMWLLALYQVVAEEQGADVTRLQGTTQNDIVKEYLSRGTHVFPPGPSLRLTTDMIAYTVSHLPRWNPINICSYHLQEAGATPVQEIAYAMSTAIAVLDAVRDGGQVPQERMGDVVGRISFFVNAGVRFVEEMCKMRAFGRIWDRVTRERYGIENPKHRRFRYGVQVNSLGLTEAQPENNVQRIVLEMLAVTLSKDARARAVQLPAWNEALGLPRPWDQQWSLRIQQVLAHESDLLEYEDLFEGSKVVEAKVDELVEAAFAEIERIQEMGGAMAAVESGYLKSQLVASHAERRARIESGEEKIIGVNAFEGTEPNPLTADLDTAIQTVDPAVEARVVASLRNWRDTRYQPPFNHPRPCKALEKLKEAARGTGNLMEATLECARAGATTGEWAGALREVFGEFRAPTGVSSAPVAVTAEEGSALAEVRRKVELTAKEMEVGKLRFLVGKPGLDGHSNGAEQIAVRARDAGFEVVYQGIRLTPEQIVDAALAEDVHAVGLSILSGSHAQLVPDVLERLRVAGATDIPVIAGGIIPNGDAEELRAAGVAAVFTPKDFDITGIIGRIVDEIRYANKLDPLEVPA; encoded by the coding sequence ATGACTGAGCGTCAGAAGGACCGGCCGTGGCTCATGCGCACCTACGCCGGTCACTCCACGGCCGAGGCGTCCAACGAGCTGTACCGGCGCAACCTCGCCAAGGGCCAGACGGGTCTGTCGGTCGCCTTCGACCTGCCGACCCAGACCGGCTACGACTCCGACCACGTCCTCGCCCGCGGCGAGGTGGGCCGGGTCGGCGTGCCGGTCGCGCACCTCGGTGACATGCGCCGGCTGTTCCAGGACATCCCGCTGGAGCAGATGAACACCTCGATGACCATCAACGCCACGGCCATGTGGCTGCTGGCGCTCTACCAGGTCGTCGCGGAGGAGCAGGGCGCGGACGTCACCAGGCTCCAGGGCACGACCCAGAACGACATCGTCAAGGAGTACCTGTCCCGGGGGACGCACGTCTTCCCGCCGGGGCCCTCGCTCCGCCTGACGACCGACATGATCGCGTACACGGTCTCCCACCTGCCCAGGTGGAACCCGATCAACATCTGCAGCTACCACCTCCAGGAGGCGGGCGCCACGCCGGTGCAGGAGATCGCGTACGCGATGTCCACCGCGATCGCCGTCCTCGACGCGGTGCGGGACGGCGGGCAGGTGCCGCAGGAGCGCATGGGCGACGTGGTCGGCCGCATCTCCTTCTTCGTGAACGCGGGCGTCCGCTTCGTCGAGGAGATGTGCAAGATGCGCGCCTTCGGCCGCATCTGGGACCGCGTCACCCGCGAGCGCTACGGCATCGAGAACCCCAAGCACCGCCGCTTCCGCTACGGCGTCCAGGTCAACTCCCTCGGCCTGACCGAGGCGCAGCCGGAGAACAACGTCCAGCGGATCGTCCTGGAGATGCTGGCCGTCACCCTCTCCAAGGACGCACGCGCGCGTGCCGTGCAGTTGCCGGCCTGGAACGAGGCGCTGGGCCTGCCCCGCCCCTGGGACCAGCAGTGGTCGCTGCGCATCCAGCAGGTGCTGGCGCACGAGAGCGACCTGCTGGAGTACGAGGACCTCTTCGAGGGCTCGAAGGTGGTCGAGGCGAAGGTCGACGAGCTGGTCGAGGCGGCTTTCGCGGAGATCGAGCGCATCCAGGAGATGGGCGGCGCGATGGCCGCCGTGGAGTCCGGCTACCTCAAGTCGCAACTGGTCGCCTCGCACGCCGAGCGCCGGGCCCGGATCGAGTCCGGCGAGGAGAAGATCATCGGTGTCAACGCCTTCGAGGGCACCGAGCCGAACCCGCTGACCGCCGACCTGGACACCGCGATCCAGACGGTCGACCCGGCGGTGGAGGCCCGCGTCGTCGCCTCGCTTCGGAACTGGCGGGACACGCGGTACCAGCCGCCCTTCAACCACCCGCGCCCCTGCAAGGCGCTGGAGAAGCTGAAGGAGGCGGCGCGCGGCACCGGCAACCTCATGGAGGCCACCCTGGAGTGCGCCCGGGCCGGCGCCACGACCGGCGAGTGGGCGGGGGCGCTGCGCGAGGTGTTCGGCGAGTTCCGGGCCCCGACCGGGGTGTCCTCGGCGCCGGTCGCGGTCACCGCGGAGGAGGGCTCGGCCCTGGCGGAGGTGCGCCGCAAGGTGGAGCTGACGGCCAAGGAGATGGAGGTCGGCAAGCTCCGCTTCCTGGTCGGCAAGCCCGGCCTGGACGGCCACTCCAACGGCGCCGAGCAGATCGCCGTGCGGGCCCGCGACGCCGGGTTCGAGGTGGTCTACCAGGGCATCCGGCTCACTCCGGAGCAGATCGTGGACGCCGCCCTCGCGGAGGACGTGCACGCGGTGGGCCTGTCCATCCTGTCCGGCTCGCACGCGCAACTGGTGCCGGACGTGCTCGAACGGCTCCGTGTGGCCGGTGCCACAGACATCCCGGTGATCGCCGGTGGCATCATCCCGAACGGTGACGCCGAGGAACTGCGGGCCGCGGGAGTGGCCGCGGTCTTCACCCCGAAGGACTTCGACATCACCGGCATCATCGGCCGGATCGTCGACGAGATCCGGTACGCGAACAAGCTCGACCCCCTGGAGGTCCCCGCATGA
- the ccrA gene encoding crotonyl-CoA carboxylase/reductase produces the protein MKDILDAIQSPDSTKADIAALPLPESYRAITVHKDETEMFAGLETRDKDPRKSTHLDEVPVPELGPGEALVAVMASSVNYNSVWTSIFEPMSTFGFLERYGRVSELTKRHDLPYHVIGSDLAGVVLRTGPGVNAWQAGDEVVAHCLSVELESSDGHNDTMLDPEQRIWGFETNFGGLAEIALVKSNQLMPKAEHLSWEEAAAPGLVNSTAYRQLVSRNGAGMKQGDNVLIWGASGGLGSYATQFALAGGANPICVVSSEQKADICRSMGADAIIDRNAEGYKFWKDEHTQDPKEWKRFGKRIRELTGGEDIDIVFEHPGRETFGASVFVTRKGGTITTCASTSGYMHEYDNRYLWMSLKRIIGSHFANYREAWEANRLIAKGRIHPTLSKVYSLEDTGQAAYDVHRNLHQGKVGVLCLAPEEGLGVRDHEKRAQHLDAINRFRNI, from the coding sequence GTGAAGGACATCCTGGACGCGATCCAGTCGCCCGACTCCACCAAGGCCGACATCGCCGCGCTGCCGCTCCCCGAGTCGTACCGCGCGATCACCGTGCACAAGGACGAGACCGAGATGTTCGCGGGCCTCGAGACCCGCGACAAGGACCCCCGCAAGTCGACCCACCTGGACGAGGTGCCGGTGCCCGAGCTGGGCCCCGGCGAGGCACTGGTGGCCGTCATGGCCTCCTCGGTCAACTACAACTCGGTGTGGACCTCGATCTTCGAGCCGATGTCCACCTTCGGGTTCCTGGAGCGCTACGGCCGGGTCAGCGAGCTGACCAAGCGCCACGACCTGCCGTACCACGTCATCGGCTCCGACCTCGCGGGCGTCGTCCTGCGCACCGGCCCCGGCGTCAACGCCTGGCAGGCGGGCGACGAGGTCGTCGCGCACTGCCTCTCCGTCGAGCTGGAGTCGTCCGACGGCCACAACGACACGATGCTCGACCCCGAGCAGCGCATCTGGGGCTTCGAGACCAACTTCGGCGGCCTCGCGGAGATCGCGCTGGTCAAGTCGAACCAGCTGATGCCCAAGGCGGAGCATCTGAGCTGGGAGGAGGCCGCCGCTCCCGGTCTGGTCAACTCCACCGCGTACCGCCAGCTGGTCTCCCGCAACGGCGCCGGCATGAAGCAGGGCGACAACGTGCTCATCTGGGGCGCCAGCGGCGGACTCGGCTCCTACGCCACCCAGTTCGCCCTCGCAGGCGGCGCCAACCCGATCTGCGTGGTCTCCAGCGAGCAGAAGGCGGACATCTGCCGCTCGATGGGCGCCGACGCGATCATCGACCGCAACGCCGAGGGCTACAAGTTCTGGAAGGACGAGCACACCCAGGACCCCAAGGAGTGGAAGCGCTTCGGCAAGCGCATCCGCGAACTCACCGGCGGCGAGGACATCGACATCGTCTTCGAGCACCCCGGCCGCGAGACCTTCGGCGCCTCCGTCTTCGTCACCCGCAAGGGCGGCACCATCACCACCTGCGCCTCGACCTCGGGCTACATGCACGAGTACGACAACCGCTACCTGTGGATGTCCCTGAAGCGCATCATCGGCTCCCACTTCGCCAACTACCGCGAGGCCTGGGAGGCCAACCGCCTCATCGCCAAGGGCAGGATCCACCCCACGCTCTCCAAGGTGTACTCCCTGGAGGACACCGGCCAGGCCGCCTACGACGTCCACCGCAACCTGCACCAGGGCAAGGTCGGCGTGCTCTGCCTGGCGCCCGAGGAGGGCCTCGGCGTGCGCGACCACGAGAAGCGCGCCCAGCACCTCGACGCCATCAACCGCTTCCGGAACATCTGA
- a CDS encoding TetR family transcriptional regulator, which translates to MPQPARSSRTPATPDAPESAAGSRAAAQRLKMRRELAAAAMELFATKGYEATTVDEIAAQAGVARRTFFRHFRSKEEAIFPDHDDTLVRAEAVLNAAPAHEHPLDTVCRGIKEVMKMYAARPEISVARYKLTREVPTLREAEIASVARYERLFTRYLLGHFDEHAHDDDANDDPLLAEVAASAVVTAHNHVLRRWLRADGQGDVEAQLDHAFAIVRKTFGTGIGAGRSTASTAPPAPSTASVRGEVLVTVARTDAPLHEVMRTIEQALKER; encoded by the coding sequence ATGCCCCAGCCCGCCAGGTCCTCACGTACACCAGCCACGCCCGACGCGCCGGAGAGCGCGGCCGGCAGCCGGGCCGCCGCACAGCGGCTCAAAATGCGCCGGGAACTGGCGGCGGCGGCGATGGAGCTGTTCGCGACCAAGGGGTACGAGGCGACCACCGTCGACGAGATCGCGGCCCAGGCCGGAGTCGCCCGGCGCACCTTCTTCCGCCACTTCCGCTCCAAGGAGGAGGCGATCTTCCCGGACCACGACGACACCCTGGTGCGCGCCGAGGCGGTGCTCAACGCGGCGCCCGCGCACGAGCATCCGCTCGACACCGTGTGCCGCGGCATCAAGGAGGTCATGAAGATGTACGCGGCCCGGCCGGAGATCTCGGTCGCCCGCTACAAGCTGACGCGCGAGGTTCCCACCCTGCGCGAGGCGGAGATCGCGTCGGTGGCCCGTTACGAGCGCCTGTTCACCCGCTACCTGCTCGGCCACTTCGACGAGCACGCGCACGACGACGACGCCAACGACGACCCGCTGCTGGCGGAGGTCGCCGCGTCCGCCGTGGTCACCGCGCACAACCACGTGCTGCGGCGCTGGCTGCGGGCCGACGGGCAGGGTGACGTGGAGGCGCAGCTCGACCACGCCTTCGCGATCGTGCGGAAGACCTTCGGCACGGGCATCGGGGCCGGGCGCAGCACCGCCTCCACCGCGCCGCCGGCCCCCTCCACGGCCTCCGTGCGGGGCGAGGTGCTCGTGACGGTGGCGCGTACCGACGCGCCGCTGCACGAGGTCATGCGCACCATCGAGCAGGCACTCAAGGAGCGCTGA
- a CDS encoding 3-hydroxyacyl-CoA dehydrogenase family protein, whose product MAAPLSDTPLSPLRTIAVVGLGTMGTGIAEVLAGAGRDVVGIDISEAQAVKAVAALESSTARAVERGRLTGQERAAALARVRTSTDLRAAGDADLVIEVVPESYESKQRVFRELDAIVRPEAILATGTNALSVTRLAAESSRPERVLGLHFFNPAPAMKLVEVVSSVLTAPAAVTAVTDLALDLGKEPVAVGDRPGFVADGLLFGYLNQAAAMYEANYASREDIDAAMRLGCGLPMGPLALLDLVGVDTARTVLEAMYTASRDRLHAPAPILRQLSEAGLTGRKAGRGFYTYEAPGSAVVVPDALTPREDGTPVAGRPVRAVGVAGSGTMASGIAEVFAKAGYEVVLAARSPQKAQTAKARVGKSLARSVDKGRMTAEAAARTLELITPSGTYDDFADVDLAVEAVAEDLEVKRQLFAALDKVCKPGAVLATTTSSLPVVACARATSRPQDVIGMHFFNPAPAMKLVEVVRTVLTADDVHATVHEVCAKVRKHAVDCGDRAGFIVNALLFPYLNNAVKMVQEHYATLDDIDAAMKLGGGYPMGPFELLDVVGLDVSLAIEKVLHREFRDPGLAPAPLLEHLVAAGCLGRKTGRGFREHARR is encoded by the coding sequence ATGGCCGCTCCCCTGTCCGACACCCCTCTGTCCCCGCTCCGGACCATCGCCGTGGTCGGCCTCGGCACCATGGGCACCGGCATCGCCGAGGTCCTCGCCGGGGCCGGCCGCGATGTCGTCGGCATCGACATCAGCGAGGCGCAGGCCGTCAAGGCCGTCGCCGCGCTGGAGTCCTCCACCGCCCGTGCCGTCGAGCGCGGGCGGCTGACCGGGCAGGAGCGCGCCGCCGCCCTCGCCCGGGTCCGCACCTCCACCGACCTGCGGGCGGCGGGCGACGCCGACCTGGTGATCGAGGTGGTTCCGGAGTCGTACGAGAGCAAGCAGCGGGTCTTCCGTGAGCTGGACGCGATCGTGCGTCCGGAGGCGATCCTGGCGACCGGGACCAACGCGCTGTCGGTGACACGGCTGGCCGCGGAATCGTCCCGCCCGGAGCGGGTGCTCGGCCTGCACTTCTTCAATCCGGCCCCGGCGATGAAGCTGGTCGAGGTCGTCTCCTCGGTGCTGACCGCGCCCGCCGCCGTCACGGCCGTCACCGATCTCGCCCTCGACCTCGGCAAGGAGCCGGTGGCGGTCGGGGACCGGCCCGGGTTCGTGGCGGACGGCCTGCTGTTCGGTTATCTCAACCAGGCCGCGGCGATGTACGAGGCGAACTACGCCTCCCGCGAGGACATCGACGCGGCGATGCGGCTCGGCTGCGGACTGCCGATGGGTCCGCTGGCCCTCCTCGACCTGGTGGGCGTGGACACCGCGCGCACGGTCCTGGAGGCCATGTACACCGCCTCCCGGGACCGGCTGCACGCCCCCGCGCCGATCCTGCGGCAGCTCAGCGAGGCGGGCCTGACGGGGCGCAAGGCGGGGCGGGGTTTCTACACCTACGAGGCGCCCGGCAGCGCGGTCGTGGTGCCGGACGCGCTGACCCCGCGCGAGGACGGCACCCCGGTCGCCGGGCGGCCGGTCCGCGCGGTGGGGGTCGCCGGTTCGGGCACGATGGCGTCCGGCATCGCGGAGGTGTTCGCCAAGGCCGGGTACGAGGTGGTGCTGGCCGCCCGCAGCCCCCAGAAGGCGCAGACGGCGAAGGCCCGCGTCGGGAAGTCCCTGGCCCGGTCGGTCGACAAGGGGCGGATGACCGCCGAGGCGGCCGCGCGGACCCTGGAGCTGATCACGCCGTCGGGCACGTACGACGACTTCGCCGACGTCGACCTGGCCGTGGAGGCCGTCGCCGAGGACCTGGAGGTGAAGCGGCAGTTGTTCGCCGCGCTGGACAAGGTCTGCAAGCCCGGTGCGGTGCTGGCCACCACCACGTCCTCGCTGCCGGTCGTCGCCTGCGCCCGCGCCACCTCGCGCCCGCAGGACGTGATCGGCATGCACTTCTTCAACCCGGCCCCGGCGATGAAGCTGGTCGAGGTGGTCCGCACGGTGCTGACCGCCGACGACGTGCACGCCACCGTCCACGAGGTCTGCGCCAAGGTGCGCAAGCATGCCGTGGACTGCGGCGACCGGGCCGGTTTCATCGTGAACGCGCTGCTGTTCCCGTACCTCAACAACGCGGTCAAGATGGTGCAGGAGCACTACGCGACGCTCGACGACATCGACGCGGCGATGAAGCTGGGCGGCGGGTACCCGATGGGCCCCTTCGAGCTGCTCGACGTGGTCGGGCTCGATGTGTCGCTCGCCATCGAGAAGGTCCTGCACCGCGAGTTCCGCGACCCCGGGCTGGCCCCCGCACCGCTCCTCGAGCACCTGGTGGCCGCGGGCTGCCTCGGCCGCAAGACGGGCCGCGGTTTCCGCGAGCATGCCCGCCGCTGA
- a CDS encoding adenylosuccinate lyase: protein MDEELRTLTERLRAESAASGAPGALAAYDRLVVSGDHDELAGVLTEPGHPLWARELAAFRLGTAGDRRAFESLVLLLNHRDPPRCASAAHALARLGDPRTARAAAALATNELRVAYALHPVRLLVELRAPESVPALITTLERRLRPHDPYRRVALACVEGLGTLGDDRAGPVLHDALAHPALAEAAVRALARIPGQR, encoded by the coding sequence ATGGACGAAGAGTTGCGAACGCTCACGGAGCGTTTACGGGCCGAGTCGGCGGCGTCGGGTGCCCCGGGCGCCCTGGCGGCCTACGACCGTCTCGTGGTGAGCGGGGACCACGACGAGCTGGCCGGGGTGCTCACCGAGCCGGGACACCCGCTCTGGGCCCGGGAACTGGCCGCCTTCCGGCTGGGGACCGCGGGGGACCGGCGGGCCTTCGAGTCCCTCGTGCTGCTGCTCAACCACCGGGACCCGCCGCGCTGCGCCTCGGCCGCCCACGCCCTGGCCCGGCTCGGCGACCCGCGCACCGCCCGCGCCGCCGCGGCCCTCGCCACCAACGAACTGCGGGTCGCCTACGCCCTGCACCCGGTGCGGCTGCTGGTGGAGCTGCGGGCCCCCGAGTCGGTGCCCGCGCTGATCACCACGCTGGAGCGGCGGCTGCGCCCGCACGACCCGTACCGGCGCGTCGCGCTCGCCTGCGTCGAGGGCCTCGGCACCCTCGGCGACGACCGCGCCGGGCCGGTGCTCCACGACGCCCTCGCCCACCCGGCGCTGGCCGAGGCGGCGGTGCGGGCCCTGGCGCGCATCCCCGGGCAGCGGTGA
- a CDS encoding GNAT family N-acetyltransferase, translating into MSGPGARVRVREMTLADCDRVSLIRVRGWQTAYRGLMPQSHLDAMDPAADAGRRRTLFARAPEGTANLVAEDEAGEVVGWACHGPYRDGELRTADAELYALYVDAERFGAGVGRALLEESARRCESAGHARMLLWVLKGNARARRFYERAGFRPDGAEEPFEVEGVAVPEVRYVRALHD; encoded by the coding sequence GTGAGCGGTCCCGGGGCGCGCGTGCGGGTGCGGGAGATGACGCTCGCGGACTGCGACCGCGTGTCCCTGATCCGCGTCCGCGGCTGGCAGACCGCGTACCGGGGGCTGATGCCGCAGTCCCACCTCGACGCGATGGACCCGGCCGCCGACGCCGGGCGGCGCCGCACCCTGTTCGCCCGGGCCCCGGAGGGCACGGCGAACCTGGTCGCCGAGGACGAGGCCGGCGAGGTCGTCGGCTGGGCCTGCCACGGCCCGTATCGTGACGGTGAACTGCGTACCGCCGACGCCGAGTTGTACGCGCTCTACGTCGACGCCGAACGGTTCGGCGCGGGCGTCGGGCGGGCCCTGCTGGAGGAGTCGGCACGCCGGTGCGAGAGCGCCGGGCACGCGCGCATGCTCCTGTGGGTGCTCAAGGGCAACGCCCGCGCCCGCCGCTTCTACGAGCGGGCGGGATTTCGCCCCGACGGCGCCGAGGAACCCTTCGAGGTGGAGGGCGTCGCGGTGCCCGAGGTGCGCTACGTCCGGGCACTGCACGACTGA
- a CDS encoding RidA family protein, which yields MSELTRIPAPEGVAPAAQYTHVVLGTGRFVAVSGQLALDADGGVVGEGDPAAQARQVFENLRRCLASAGATFDDVVKLTFFVTDMAHMGAIRAARAAHIPDDRLPAASAVQVGALVRPEFLMEIEAFAVVAP from the coding sequence ATGAGTGAGCTGACCAGGATCCCCGCCCCCGAGGGCGTCGCGCCCGCAGCGCAGTACACCCATGTCGTCCTCGGCACCGGGCGGTTCGTGGCCGTCTCGGGGCAGCTCGCCCTGGACGCGGACGGCGGGGTCGTCGGCGAGGGCGACCCCGCGGCCCAGGCCCGCCAGGTGTTCGAGAACCTGCGCCGGTGCCTGGCCTCGGCCGGCGCGACCTTCGACGACGTGGTGAAGCTGACCTTCTTCGTCACGGACATGGCCCACATGGGCGCGATCCGCGCGGCCCGCGCCGCGCACATACCCGACGACCGGCTGCCCGCCGCCTCGGCGGTGCAGGTGGGCGCGCTGGTGCGGCCGGAGTTCCTCATGGAGATCGAGGCGTTCGCGGTCGTGGCCCCGTGA
- a CDS encoding alpha/beta hydrolase, with product MRQRAAVLCGAAVIAAGAVTAVPAEAGAPRPPHLGPAALAAPATGPHWKTCASDDYPTLQCASLKVPLDHARPRGEQITLALSRVPHTAETYQGPLLVNPGGPGGSGLTLAGFVASSLPAKVAAQYDVIGFDPRGVGRSSPALDCLPGHFDPVRPDSLPDTPGVERANLARAKSFADACGEKYADVLPHIGTVAAARDMDAIRAALGAEKLNYFGYSYGTYLGAVYARLYPDRVRRLVLDSVVGPDDVWYDANLRQDLAFNDRHRAFLAWIAEHDAAYGLGTDPERVEAAWYAMRAALAERPAGGKVGASELEDTYLPGGYYNGYWPYLAEAFAAYADDGDTGPLVEAYENFGAPDASGDNGYSVYTAVECRDASWPRDWDEWRDDSWDLYGKAPFMVWNNAWYNAPCAFWPTPSRQPVDVANGELPPVLLFQATGDAATPYEGGVTAHRSLRGSSLVVEEGGGNHGITLSGNACLDEYLAAYLTDGTVPRGEGGEADAVCPALPDPKPLESKAASTSSRGSTLHGLLGFRG from the coding sequence ATGAGACAACGCGCAGCCGTGCTGTGCGGCGCCGCCGTCATCGCCGCCGGGGCCGTCACGGCCGTGCCCGCCGAGGCGGGCGCACCGCGGCCTCCGCACCTCGGGCCCGCCGCACTCGCGGCGCCCGCGACGGGCCCGCACTGGAAGACGTGCGCCTCGGACGACTATCCGACCCTCCAGTGCGCGTCCCTGAAGGTGCCGCTGGACCACGCGCGCCCGCGCGGGGAGCAGATCACGCTGGCGCTGTCCCGCGTCCCGCACACCGCCGAGACGTACCAGGGGCCCCTGCTGGTCAACCCGGGCGGCCCCGGCGGCAGCGGTCTGACGCTCGCCGGGTTCGTGGCGTCGTCGCTGCCCGCGAAGGTGGCGGCCCAGTACGACGTCATCGGCTTCGATCCGCGCGGCGTGGGCAGGAGCAGCCCCGCGCTGGACTGCCTGCCGGGGCACTTCGACCCCGTGCGGCCCGACTCGCTGCCGGACACCCCCGGTGTCGAGCGGGCCAATCTCGCGCGCGCGAAGTCCTTCGCCGACGCGTGCGGCGAGAAGTACGCGGACGTGCTGCCGCACATCGGCACGGTCGCCGCGGCGCGGGACATGGACGCGATCCGCGCGGCGCTCGGCGCGGAGAAGCTCAACTACTTCGGCTACTCGTACGGCACCTACCTGGGCGCCGTCTACGCCAGGCTCTACCCGGACCGCGTACGGCGGCTGGTCCTGGACTCGGTCGTCGGCCCGGACGACGTCTGGTACGACGCCAACCTCCGCCAGGACCTCGCCTTCAACGACCGCCACCGCGCGTTCCTGGCCTGGATCGCCGAGCACGACGCGGCGTACGGGCTGGGCACCGACCCGGAGCGGGTGGAGGCCGCCTGGTACGCCATGCGGGCGGCGCTGGCCGAGCGTCCGGCGGGAGGGAAGGTGGGCGCCTCCGAGCTGGAGGACACCTACCTGCCCGGCGGGTACTACAACGGCTACTGGCCGTACCTGGCCGAGGCGTTCGCCGCGTACGCCGACGACGGGGACACGGGCCCGCTCGTCGAGGCGTACGAGAACTTCGGGGCGCCGGACGCCTCCGGGGACAACGGGTACAGCGTCTACACCGCGGTGGAGTGCCGCGACGCGAGCTGGCCGCGCGACTGGGACGAGTGGCGCGACGACAGCTGGGACCTGTACGGGAAGGCACCCTTCATGGTGTGGAACAACGCCTGGTACAACGCCCCGTGCGCGTTCTGGCCCACTCCCTCCCGGCAGCCCGTGGACGTCGCCAACGGCGAGCTCCCCCCGGTCCTGCTGTTCCAGGCGACCGGCGACGCGGCCACGCCGTACGAGGGCGGCGTCACCGCGCACCGGTCGTTGCGGGGCTCCAGCCTCGTCGTCGAGGAGGGCGGCGGCAATCACGGCATCACGCTGAGCGGCAACGCCTGCCTGGACGAGTACCTGGCCGCCTACCTGACGGACGGCACGGTGCCGCGCGGCGAGGGCGGCGAGGCGGACGCGGTGTGTCCGGCGCTGCCGGATCCGAAGCCGCTGGAGTCCAAGGCCGCTTCCACGTCCTCGCGCGGTTCGACCCTGCACGGGCTGCTCGGCTTCCGGGGCTGA
- a CDS encoding putative quinol monooxygenase: protein MTYGCIASMKARPGLRDEVVSLLLGAADGLRQAGCDLYLVGLSEDDETTIWVTEVWRTREQHDASLELPEAKAAIGRAVPMLTGEFTRQDMAVAGGLGL from the coding sequence GTGACCTACGGCTGCATCGCCTCGATGAAGGCCCGGCCCGGCCTCCGCGACGAGGTCGTCTCCCTCCTGCTGGGCGCCGCCGACGGGCTCCGGCAGGCCGGATGCGATCTCTACCTCGTGGGCCTGTCCGAGGACGACGAGACGACGATCTGGGTGACCGAGGTGTGGCGGACCCGGGAACAGCACGACGCCTCGCTGGAACTGCCCGAGGCGAAGGCCGCCATCGGCAGGGCCGTGCCGATGCTCACCGGGGAGTTCACGCGGCAGGACATGGCGGTCGCGGGCGGGCTCGGGCTCTGA